The following coding sequences are from one Sphingobium sp. Cam5-1 window:
- a CDS encoding prolyl hydroxylase family protein: MPNQPIVKSADADPAWIASHPRVQRVPSRDLTLFIQRDFLTAEECDGLIARIEARRRPSTIADANGDTGFRTSETCDLDSADPFIAAIDEKLAAFAGIDPCFGEPIQGQRYAVGQEFKAHTDYFDPAGLDFARYCSVSGNRTWTLMVYLNQPPAGGATRFVKIGKTVQPERGKLLAWNNRLEPGRYNGASLHHGMKVRSGVKHIITKWFREKPWA; this comes from the coding sequence ATGCCTAACCAACCCATTGTGAAATCAGCCGATGCCGATCCGGCCTGGATCGCATCCCATCCACGTGTCCAGCGCGTGCCCAGCCGCGATCTGACGCTCTTCATCCAGCGCGATTTCCTGACAGCGGAAGAATGCGATGGCCTGATCGCACGGATCGAGGCGCGCCGACGCCCTTCCACCATCGCCGATGCCAATGGCGACACAGGCTTCCGCACTAGCGAGACCTGCGATCTCGATAGCGCCGATCCCTTCATCGCGGCGATAGATGAAAAGCTGGCCGCCTTCGCCGGGATCGACCCATGTTTCGGAGAACCGATACAGGGGCAGCGTTACGCCGTGGGTCAGGAGTTCAAGGCGCATACCGACTATTTTGATCCTGCTGGCCTCGACTTCGCCCGCTACTGCTCCGTCTCGGGCAACCGCACATGGACGCTGATGGTCTATCTGAACCAGCCCCCCGCGGGCGGCGCGACCCGCTTCGTGAAGATCGGCAAAACGGTACAGCCCGAGCGCGGGAAGCTGCTCGCCTGGAACAATCGCCTTGAACCCGGACGCTATAATGGCGCCAGTCTGCACCACGGCATGAAGGTACGCAGCGGCGTCAAACATATCATAACCAAATGGTTCCGGGAAAAGCCCTGGGCCTGA
- a CDS encoding type II secretion system protein N: MRVAFRSNFQDLSSRLAPIDWARVAEKLLLGLLVLQCARLIWAVLTPVGSFGPWEGRQAQFPNFAARQALFSSFDPFYRAGPQQAVSGGVVTSLALTVYGIRLNEGSGLGSAIIAGPDGVQNSFAVGDEILPGVLLKGVAFDHVTIDRGGSEEQIFLDQSQPAPAAVAPGEGGAVSPVAGIDNPTADGLKRDIGFAPRMQNGRITGLILTAKGPTFQNAGFQPGDIVTQVDGQPVGSPSDLQVLQGKIMPGARISLTVERGASLSTINLTLQGQ; the protein is encoded by the coding sequence ATGCGCGTGGCGTTTCGCAGTAATTTTCAGGACCTTAGCAGCCGCCTCGCGCCGATCGACTGGGCGCGGGTTGCCGAAAAGCTGTTGCTGGGCCTGTTGGTGCTGCAATGTGCGAGGCTGATCTGGGCCGTCCTGACGCCGGTCGGCAGTTTTGGGCCGTGGGAAGGGCGGCAGGCGCAGTTTCCGAATTTCGCGGCGCGGCAGGCATTGTTTTCAAGCTTTGACCCCTTTTACCGGGCTGGACCGCAGCAGGCGGTGAGCGGTGGGGTCGTGACCTCGCTGGCGCTGACCGTCTACGGCATTCGGTTGAACGAAGGATCGGGCTTGGGATCGGCCATCATTGCCGGACCCGACGGGGTGCAAAACAGCTTTGCCGTGGGTGACGAGATATTGCCGGGCGTGTTGTTGAAGGGTGTGGCGTTCGATCATGTCACTATCGACCGGGGTGGATCGGAAGAGCAGATATTTCTTGATCAGTCACAGCCCGCGCCTGCGGCCGTAGCGCCAGGAGAGGGGGGCGCTGTAAGCCCTGTGGCCGGGATCGACAATCCGACGGCGGACGGGCTGAAGCGCGATATCGGCTTTGCGCCGCGTATGCAGAATGGCCGGATCACGGGGCTGATCCTGACCGCCAAGGGGCCAACCTTCCAAAATGCCGGGTTTCAGCCCGGCGACATTGTCACCCAGGTCGATGGGCAGCCGGTCGGCTCGCCTAGCGACCTTCAGGTGCTGCAAGGCAAAATCATGCCCGGCGCGCGCATTTCCCTGACCGTCGAGCGGGGCGCTAGCCTTTCGACGATCAACCTTACTCTGCAAGGCCAATGA
- the gspD gene encoding type II secretion system secretin GspD, giving the protein MTRKFLLSAATALALATPVGSPVMAQQTLNVRDADIRAFIQDAARVTGRTFIIDNRVQGKVSVVTDRPLSRSEYFEIFLSTLRANGLVAVPAPGGAYRIQPADGAAGQPSVVGRGANRNQFVTEVFRLRSIDAASALETLRPLVSKDGSVTANRAGNSVVVADYADNIGRIRQVLARIDRDTAATQTVMLRNAGAREIATSLQALVQSSGEGAQRAATIVPIDSSNSVAIRGDAGTVTRLAQMARDLDRQAASGTEIRVYWLEHADAEKLLPVLQQLVGQSSSSAVTSSVPTAGNGAAPVAAPAVSSVGSSGGGISTRGPAIVTRYEGANAIIVAANSDVQRMLGETVRQLDTRREQVLVEAIIVEISDAAAKKLGVQFLIGSTKTGFAATNYSNASPNLLTLAGAIGANELGKTTTTTVNGGVTTTTTTTENSQLANTLQQAAVDSLMNATGGFGGVATQIGRNGIFGAIINAVRSDTDSNILSTPSVMTLDNQKASILVGQQVPITTGEALSQNFDNQFRTVQRQDVGIKLEVKPQINTGGAIKLFLRQEVSSVAGPVSNNNSDLIINKREIETTVTVDDGEILALGGLLDDNERKTIERIPLLSDIPGLGELFKSRSKSRSKTNLMVFIRPTILRSKEDAQRLTQQRYGYVRDMQLARNPDQEPSIDELVRDYMGAEPPAPIQPNDAVVQPNAAAPAQVIEPTVRQSSGVVRPVDGAANGDRR; this is encoded by the coding sequence ATGACCAGAAAATTCCTTCTTTCCGCCGCGACGGCCCTCGCTCTGGCCACGCCTGTTGGTTCGCCCGTCATGGCGCAGCAGACGCTGAATGTGCGCGATGCTGATATTCGCGCCTTCATACAGGACGCCGCGCGGGTGACGGGGCGGACCTTCATCATCGACAATCGGGTGCAGGGTAAGGTTTCGGTCGTGACCGACCGGCCGCTGTCGCGATCGGAATATTTCGAGATCTTCCTGTCGACCCTGCGGGCGAACGGGCTGGTGGCGGTTCCAGCGCCGGGCGGTGCTTATCGCATTCAGCCTGCCGATGGGGCAGCCGGGCAGCCAAGCGTCGTTGGACGGGGCGCCAATCGCAACCAGTTCGTAACTGAGGTTTTCCGCCTGCGATCGATCGATGCGGCCAGTGCGCTGGAGACATTGCGGCCGCTGGTCAGCAAGGATGGTTCGGTGACGGCCAATCGCGCCGGAAACAGCGTGGTCGTTGCCGACTATGCCGACAATATCGGACGCATCCGGCAGGTGCTGGCGCGGATCGATCGCGATACGGCGGCGACGCAGACGGTGATGCTGCGGAATGCTGGCGCGCGAGAAATAGCGACCTCGCTTCAGGCGCTGGTGCAGAGCAGCGGCGAAGGGGCGCAGCGGGCGGCGACTATCGTGCCGATCGACAGCAGCAATTCGGTCGCGATCCGGGGCGATGCCGGGACGGTGACGCGACTGGCGCAGATGGCACGCGATCTTGATCGGCAGGCGGCAAGCGGGACGGAGATCCGCGTCTATTGGTTGGAACATGCGGATGCCGAAAAGCTGTTGCCTGTGTTGCAGCAGTTGGTTGGACAATCGTCCAGCTCTGCCGTGACGTCCTCGGTTCCGACGGCGGGAAATGGTGCTGCTCCGGTTGCAGCGCCTGCGGTGAGTTCGGTCGGTTCTTCGGGTGGCGGCATTTCGACGCGGGGTCCTGCGATCGTGACGCGCTATGAGGGTGCCAATGCGATCATCGTGGCGGCCAACAGCGACGTGCAGCGCATGCTTGGCGAGACCGTCCGGCAACTTGATACCAGGCGGGAGCAGGTACTGGTGGAGGCGATTATCGTCGAGATCAGCGATGCCGCCGCCAAGAAGCTGGGCGTGCAGTTCCTGATCGGCAGCACCAAGACGGGCTTTGCTGCGACCAATTATTCGAACGCTTCGCCCAATCTGTTGACGTTGGCCGGGGCTATTGGCGCGAATGAATTGGGGAAGACGACCACCACGACCGTGAACGGAGGCGTGACGACGACCACCACGACGACCGAGAACAGCCAACTTGCTAACACCTTGCAGCAGGCGGCGGTCGATAGCCTGATGAACGCGACGGGCGGCTTTGGCGGGGTCGCAACGCAGATCGGGCGGAACGGGATTTTCGGGGCGATCATCAATGCGGTGAGGTCCGATACAGACAGCAATATCCTTTCCACGCCTTCGGTCATGACGCTGGACAATCAGAAGGCGTCGATCCTTGTCGGGCAGCAAGTGCCGATCACAACGGGGGAGGCGCTCAGCCAGAATTTCGATAATCAGTTCCGCACCGTGCAGCGGCAGGATGTCGGCATCAAGCTGGAGGTGAAGCCGCAGATCAACACGGGCGGCGCGATCAAGCTGTTCCTGAGGCAGGAAGTGTCGAGCGTCGCCGGGCCGGTGTCCAACAATAATAGCGACCTGATCATCAACAAGCGCGAGATCGAGACGACGGTCACGGTGGATGATGGCGAGATTTTGGCGCTGGGCGGCCTGCTGGACGATAATGAGCGCAAGACGATCGAGCGTATTCCGCTGCTGTCCGATATTCCGGGGCTGGGCGAGCTGTTCAAGTCGCGCAGCAAGAGCCGGAGCAAGACCAACCTCATGGTCTTCATCCGTCCGACGATCCTGCGGTCGAAGGAGGATGCGCAGCGCCTGACGCAGCAACGCTATGGCTATGTTCGGGACATGCAGTTGGCGCGGAACCCCGATCAGGAACCGAGCATCGACGAGCTGGTGCGCGACTATATGGGGGCGGAGCCGCCAGCGCCGATACAGCCGAATGATGCGGTGGTGCAGCCGAACGCGGCGGCTCCGGCGCAGGTGATTGAACCGACGGTGCGGCAATCGAGCGGGGTGGTGCGGCCGGTGGACGGTGCGGCGAACGGAGATCGGCGGTGA
- the gspE gene encoding type II secretion system ATPase GspE: MSEPHSDFDVPHSAPRAVDIPYVFARKHGVVMLPLDGDRLTIAVREGSDPRILLEVRRHLARSFDVRFVDGVQFDRHLSDHYAMEGSAAAMAGSLEVGADELDILAADIPTADDLLDSADDAPAIRLINGIIAEAARQGVSDIHIEPYETGLIVRMRIDGVLRETLRMPPHVAPVVVSRIKVMARLDIAERRVPQDGRIGLTLGGKLLDVRVSTLPSRAGERVVLRILDKENAGMNLDLLGMAGAADRIFREGLHEPNGIILVTGPTGSGKTTTLYAGLRQLNDGTRNILTVEDPVEYAVEGVGQTQVNAKVGLTFAAGLRAILRQDPDVVMVGEIRDRETAEIAVQASLTGHLVLSTVHTNDAVGAITRMRDMRVEPFLLASTLRAVIAQRLVRRLCQHCREPVQADKSASALLGFDPGTIIYRARGCEECNGSGYKGRIGVFEAIRVDDTIRRLINDGGDESLIARHAFLNAPNLGSAARALVRDGQTTAEEAIRVSRRDAAEVETIADG; encoded by the coding sequence GTGAGCGAGCCGCACTCCGATTTCGACGTGCCGCATAGCGCGCCACGGGCGGTCGATATTCCCTATGTCTTTGCGCGCAAGCATGGCGTGGTCATGCTGCCGCTGGACGGAGACCGGCTCACGATCGCAGTTCGGGAGGGGAGCGATCCGCGTATATTGCTGGAGGTGCGGCGGCATCTGGCGCGCAGTTTTGATGTACGGTTCGTTGATGGCGTGCAGTTCGACCGGCACTTGTCCGATCACTATGCGATGGAGGGCAGCGCTGCCGCCATGGCAGGGTCTTTGGAAGTGGGTGCGGACGAGCTTGATATTCTTGCCGCAGACATTCCGACTGCTGACGACTTGCTCGACAGCGCCGATGATGCGCCGGCTATCCGGCTGATCAACGGGATCATCGCCGAAGCAGCGCGGCAGGGCGTTTCGGACATTCATATCGAACCGTATGAGACGGGCCTGATCGTGCGAATGCGGATCGACGGGGTGCTGCGCGAGACGCTGCGCATGCCGCCGCATGTCGCGCCGGTCGTGGTGAGCCGCATCAAGGTGATGGCGCGGCTGGACATTGCCGAGCGGCGGGTGCCGCAGGATGGACGGATTGGGCTGACGTTGGGCGGGAAACTGCTCGACGTACGTGTATCGACGCTGCCGAGCCGGGCGGGGGAGCGGGTGGTGCTGCGTATTCTCGACAAGGAGAATGCGGGCATGAACCTGGACCTGCTGGGTATGGCGGGGGCCGCTGACCGGATTTTCCGTGAAGGATTGCATGAACCGAACGGGATTATTTTGGTCACGGGGCCGACGGGGTCGGGTAAGACGACGACGCTCTATGCGGGGCTGCGGCAGTTGAATGACGGGACCCGTAATATTCTGACCGTGGAGGACCCGGTCGAATATGCGGTTGAGGGTGTCGGGCAGACTCAGGTGAATGCGAAAGTGGGCCTGACCTTTGCCGCCGGGTTGCGGGCGATCCTGCGGCAGGATCCCGATGTGGTGATGGTCGGTGAGATCCGGGATCGCGAGACGGCGGAGATCGCGGTGCAGGCGTCGCTGACGGGGCATCTGGTGCTGTCGACCGTGCATACCAATGATGCGGTGGGCGCGATCACGCGGATGCGGGATATGCGGGTGGAGCCGTTCCTGCTAGCCTCGACCCTGCGCGCGGTGATCGCGCAGCGGCTGGTTCGGCGGCTTTGCCAGCATTGCCGCGAGCCGGTGCAGGCGGACAAGTCGGCAAGCGCGCTGCTTGGTTTCGATCCCGGAACGATTATCTATCGCGCGCGGGGGTGCGAGGAGTGCAACGGTAGCGGATACAAGGGCAGGATCGGCGTGTTCGAGGCGATCCGGGTGGACGATACCATCCGCCGGTTGATCAATGACGGGGGCGATGAATCCCTGATCGCGCGCCATGCCTTCCTGAATGCGCCCAATTTGGGGTCGGCGGCGCGGGCGCTGGTACGGGACGGGCAGACCACGGCGGAAGAAGCCATCCGCGTGTCGCGGCGCGATGCGGCGGAGGTGGAAACCATCGCCGATGGCTGA
- the gspF gene encoding type II secretion system inner membrane protein GspF: protein MAEFDYLVIDPAGKERSGKVKAETGEEARAKLDARKLFIVRIEPNVVEKVARRAAFSLRAPRLSAKELTLFTRQLSTLIQVSPLEESLRTIGRQSEQEHVRAIVSKVHSGVLEGRRLADALGAEQKSFPALYRAMISAGESSGSLPTIMERLSDLMERQAVIRSKVLTAIAYPSVLAVFAVCVVAALMIFVVPKVVEQFDTVGQDLPLLTRMVMGISAFLAGYWWLLAILIGLGAVGFWRALKVESFRYRFDGMMLWLPLLGRLIRDLHAARMARTLSTMVASRLPLMEGLTLTTQTVHNRVLRQASEQIVEAIRGGGSLSAALRRAGVFPPLLVYLAASGESAGRLDTMLERAADYLEREFDSFTSAALAMLEPVIIILMGGIVAVIILSILLPILQLQSLTGA from the coding sequence ATGGCTGAGTTCGACTATCTGGTCATCGATCCGGCGGGCAAGGAACGCAGCGGCAAGGTGAAGGCCGAGACGGGCGAGGAGGCGCGGGCGAAGCTGGACGCGCGCAAGCTGTTCATCGTGCGGATCGAGCCGAACGTGGTGGAGAAGGTGGCCAGGCGGGCGGCCTTTTCCCTGCGCGCGCCGCGCCTGTCGGCGAAGGAATTGACGCTGTTCACGCGCCAGCTATCGACGTTGATCCAGGTCAGCCCGCTGGAGGAATCGCTGCGGACGATCGGGCGGCAGAGCGAGCAGGAGCATGTGCGCGCGATCGTCAGCAAGGTGCATTCGGGGGTGCTGGAAGGGCGACGGCTGGCGGATGCCCTGGGCGCGGAGCAGAAGAGCTTTCCGGCGCTGTATCGGGCGATGATTTCGGCGGGTGAAAGTTCCGGCAGCTTGCCGACGATCATGGAGCGATTGTCCGACCTGATGGAGCGGCAGGCGGTGATCCGGTCGAAGGTGCTGACGGCGATCGCTTATCCTAGCGTGCTGGCGGTCTTTGCCGTTTGCGTTGTGGCGGCGCTGATGATCTTTGTGGTGCCCAAGGTTGTGGAGCAGTTTGACACGGTGGGGCAGGACCTGCCGCTGCTGACGCGGATGGTGATGGGGATTTCCGCGTTTCTGGCTGGCTATTGGTGGCTGCTGGCGATCCTGATCGGGCTTGGTGCTGTTGGGTTCTGGCGGGCGTTGAAGGTTGAGAGTTTTCGGTATCGGTTCGATGGCATGATGTTGTGGTTGCCGCTGCTGGGGCGACTGATCCGCGACCTGCATGCGGCGCGGATGGCGCGGACGTTGTCCACGATGGTGGCGAGCCGGCTGCCGCTGATGGAGGGGCTGACGCTGACCACCCAGACCGTGCACAATCGGGTGTTGCGGCAGGCTTCCGAGCAGATTGTCGAGGCCATTCGTGGGGGCGGGAGTCTGTCGGCGGCGCTGCGGCGGGCAGGGGTGTTTCCGCCGCTGCTGGTCTATCTGGCAGCGAGCGGCGAGAGTGCGGGGCGGCTGGACACGATGCTGGAGCGGGCGGCCGATTATCTGGAGCGGGAGTTTGACAGCTTCACCTCCGCCGCGCTCGCCATGCTGGAGCCGGTGATCATCATATTGATGGGTGGGATCGTGGCGGTGATCATCTTGTCGATCCTGTTGCCTATCCTGCAATTGCAGAGCCTTACGGGGGCTTGA
- the gspG gene encoding type II secretion system major pseudopilin GspG, whose amino-acid sequence MRFFQKEERHFDKLSANGVDRRPVENGFTFSRRSAEHGFTLVELMVVIVIIGLLATIVAINVIPATDTARVEKAKADIATIEQALEQYRLDNLSYPSQTDGLQALINPPASLAQPQRYRRGGYIKKLPDDPWGRAYNYAVPGRKGAFDISSLGADGQPGGESENADIYSSEL is encoded by the coding sequence ATGCGCTTTTTCCAGAAAGAAGAAAGGCACTTCGACAAGCTCAGCGCGAACGGGGTGGACCGTCGGCCGGTCGAAAATGGCTTCACCTTCTCGAGGCGTTCCGCCGAACACGGCTTCACGCTGGTCGAGCTGATGGTGGTGATCGTCATCATCGGGCTGTTGGCGACGATCGTGGCGATCAACGTGATTCCGGCGACCGACACGGCGCGGGTGGAGAAGGCGAAGGCGGATATTGCGACGATCGAGCAGGCGCTGGAGCAGTATCGGCTCGATAATCTGAGCTATCCTTCGCAGACGGATGGGTTGCAGGCGCTGATCAATCCGCCCGCATCGTTGGCGCAGCCGCAGCGTTATCGCCGGGGCGGCTATATCAAGAAGCTGCCGGATGATCCGTGGGGCCGGGCCTATAATTATGCGGTGCCGGGGCGCAAGGGCGCGTTTGATATCAGTTCGCTGGGCGCGGACGGCCAGCCGGGCGGCGAGAGCGAGAATGCGGATATTTATTCCAGCGAGCTTTGA